The Silvibacterium dinghuense DNA segment GGCCGCACTCATCGCTCGGCTACAGACCACCCGCGCCGGAAGCATGGCTGGCATCAACCGCTCGGCAGTCGGACGAGCCGAACCCGGAGATCGCTGCGCTACACTAACAATCCAACTGCTACAAAACATCGGTCAGGCCAGTTCGAGATTGGCAAGAAGCCCCTTATGGTTGGTTTCCAACCAAGGCGTTCGCGAGTCAGTAATAACTGGACGTAGGATTGTCCATCGGCACATCCGACCAGACGAATCCAAATTGCTTCTTCGCCTACATGACCGATTTGCTTACTACCAGCACGTTGAGCCGCCGTCCGATCGCCTCCGCAATCTCGTAGGAGAGAATGCTTTCCTCGCCGACAGCATGGTAAGTTTCCCAGCAGCCACCTTCTCAGCTGCGAGCCCAAGCAGAAGAAACCATGAATACCCCCTATATAAAGACATAATTGTTTTCTTTTCTCGCCTCAATCTACGATGCCCCTGGATCAACGCTGAATCCATCCAGCCTGGCTGCCAGAGAAGCAATACGATGTCGGCTGAGATCTGACTACAGTCCCCATATTGCGACCCAGTTCTGGTCACGATGCCTCCCGCTCAGCGAGTGCGCAGCTAGTAAGCCTGCGGCGGCCGACCTGAACTCAATCGCCAATGGAATGCCACCAAAACAATTAGCTAACGAACGGCCAAATTCTCGGCTCAGACATGAATATAGGAGTAGTGACTATGACAGATACCAATGCAGTCGTTGCAGTTTATGACAGCCATGCCGCGGCTGAGAATGCTGTGGAGCAACTTCAAAAGTCAGGATTTGACATGGAGAAACTCTCGATCGTGGGGAAAGACTACCTCACGGAAGAGCATGTCACGGGCTATTACAACACCGACAGTCGCATGAAGCATTGGGGCAAACTCGGTGCATTCTGGGGCGGATTGTGGGGCCTTTTACTCGGTGCGGCATTCTTCTGGGTTCCTGGCGTTGGTGCAGTGTTGGTCGGTGGGCCACTGGTAGCATCGATCGTTGGGGCATTAGAAGCCGCGGTGGTAGTTGGCGGAGTGAGCGCCATCGGCGCAGGCCTCGTAAGTCTAGGCATCCCTAAGAACAGCGTCGTGACATATGAGACCGAGGTTAAGGCAGGCAAGTACCTGGTAATTGCCCATGGAACTGCGGATGACGCTGCAAAGGCCAAGAACATCCTGAACTCATCAAATCCTGACGGAGTAACGGATCACATTCTCATACCTGCTTAACAGATGTGAGAACGGCTTGCTCGACCATCTTGTGGCAGCCTCGAATCGAAAATACACCCCTTTCGCTGGAAACAATCCTTCCGTTGTTACCGGCGAAAGAGGGTGAAGCAGAATATGAGAACAATCGAAGGCCTTGGATATATTCGAGGTAACACCGCCCTATTGGGTGGAAGTGCATCCCCACACGGACATTGTTTCCTTGCGTAGAGTGCGTGAGGGTTGAGGTTTCTGTAGGTTGGATTGCGCAGATCCCGTACGATCCAGTCGCTCCTTGCAGAACAAACAAGCCATGCCTCATTCATAACTCGCTTCAGATGCTCTATATCTTTGCAGATGACTCCGTCTCAGCATTTTGGAAGACTCGCTGCATCACAAAGTCGGGCGTCACCTGCTCTCCAGCGAGCAGCATTGCGGTGAGCTCTCCACCCAGGACCTGTGGTGCAATCACAACATCGGGCTGCACCAGTTTGACTCGACT contains these protein-coding regions:
- a CDS encoding general stress protein → MTDTNAVVAVYDSHAAAENAVEQLQKSGFDMEKLSIVGKDYLTEEHVTGYYNTDSRMKHWGKLGAFWGGLWGLLLGAAFFWVPGVGAVLVGGPLVASIVGALEAAVVVGGVSAIGAGLVSLGIPKNSVVTYETEVKAGKYLVIAHGTADDAAKAKNILNSSNPDGVTDHILIPA